One Micromonospora sp. WMMD1120 genomic region harbors:
- a CDS encoding restriction endonuclease subunit S produces the protein MEPLISPSPDNWTHRRLGDLCLIHGGPSGSDLNAGDRDAEGIAVINTVDISDGRVSDTPRTRISPEAVRRLSRYELAVGDVLLARLSGRINHVIIGQREAGMLMGGSTIRIQVTEPARGVLLPFYLHCYLMHPTVLEFLGQQVKQGVQPSLTQSSLRNLPIALPPMDIQREIAEVAQAFRNKIEAHERVAGLTRQLYQQVVPQMVANEMTFRV, from the coding sequence ATGGAACCCTTGATCAGTCCCAGCCCCGACAACTGGACGCACCGTCGCCTCGGCGACCTCTGCCTCATCCACGGCGGCCCCAGCGGCTCCGACCTCAATGCCGGCGACCGCGACGCCGAAGGCATCGCGGTCATCAACACCGTCGACATCAGCGACGGCCGGGTGTCCGACACTCCTAGAACCAGGATCAGCCCGGAGGCGGTGCGGAGGCTGAGCCGCTATGAACTCGCCGTCGGCGACGTTCTGCTGGCCCGGCTCAGCGGGAGGATCAATCACGTCATCATCGGGCAACGGGAAGCCGGGATGCTCATGGGCGGATCCACGATCCGGATCCAGGTCACGGAGCCCGCGAGAGGGGTCCTCCTACCGTTCTATCTCCACTGCTACCTGATGCACCCGACGGTCCTGGAATTCCTTGGTCAGCAGGTCAAACAGGGAGTCCAGCCCAGCCTGACCCAGAGCAGCCTCAGAAACCTGCCCATCGCCCTGCCCCCGATGGACATCCAGCGGGAGATCGCCGAGGTGGCGCAGGCGTTCCGGAACAAGATCGAAGCCCACGAAAGGGTCGCGGGGTTGACCCGGCAGCTGTACCAACAGGTGGTTCCGCAGATGGTCGCGAATGAGATGACGTTTCGGGTGTAG
- a CDS encoding GPP34 family phosphoprotein: MTASIPQLPLRDELFLLGHNDDTGQPHIHRQALALGMAGAVLTDLYLAGRITLDDPNDDTRPAADQRLRLRLDRPVGDLIADTAITSVRYANPAPTLRGWLPWFAADDLYERTRAGLHAGGILHRTSRRRLGGLARTEVYLATDSKWAVVARSRLRYLAAGREPPDNHTAALAGLVAVLGLATHLYLDDTNAVTAQLRAIAEQHYRPVRDITAAVDAAVGDLATAAYR; encoded by the coding sequence ATGACCGCGTCGATTCCGCAGCTGCCGTTGCGCGACGAACTGTTCCTGCTCGGCCACAACGACGACACCGGCCAACCCCACATCCACCGCCAAGCCCTCGCCCTCGGCATGGCCGGCGCGGTCCTGACCGACCTGTACCTGGCCGGACGGATCACCCTCGACGACCCGAACGACGACACCCGCCCGGCCGCCGACCAGCGGCTCCGGCTCCGCCTCGATCGGCCCGTCGGCGACCTCATCGCCGACACCGCTATCACCTCGGTCCGCTACGCCAATCCCGCCCCGACGCTGCGGGGATGGCTGCCATGGTTCGCCGCCGACGACCTGTACGAACGCACCCGCGCCGGCCTGCACGCCGGCGGGATCCTGCACCGCACCAGCCGACGCCGCCTCGGCGGGCTCGCCCGCACCGAGGTCTACCTCGCCACCGACAGCAAATGGGCGGTCGTAGCGAGGTCCCGGCTGCGGTACCTCGCCGCCGGACGCGAACCGCCCGACAACCACACCGCCGCCCTTGCCGGCCTCGTCGCCGTCCTCGGCCTCGCCACCCACCTATACCTCGACGACACCAACGCCGTCACCGCTCAGCTGCGGGCGATCGCCGAGCAGCACTACCGGCCGGTACGCGACATCACCGCCGCGGTCGACGCCGCCGTCGGTGACCTCGCCACCGCCGCCTACCGCTGA
- a CDS encoding N-6 DNA methylase, whose amino-acid sequence MTLDHAVGGAGERRLMTRLEIAQAAGVHGAAVSNWMRRHPDFPDPVRTVPADLFAAEEVAEWLDGRKIQSDERREGETAGVTYGRRFRLTVGLAYVHSDVRVAPDMVAEAIKADLWKSLEPDFTASQDRTMFQEMIMALVCVQAIAPKQWTPIADTYSPDLFARVWSALPTADGIRPELLDRIVRDGWWQARFRTGVKVLQRWVQPGTSAPQERVGRRLTAAAAFDHLLDRFAQARKSSDDEYLTPHGVARLMVLLADPGAEDRVYNPCCGSGEIVAAVLDHQRDNGADRSLAHNVSGHALASRAWRLAVMNTAVHGCPLDLGGQPADDLKVVDVRGGPYDVVLTNPPFTMADWRSATEIASSGWPYGEPPRHNAHFAWLQLIAAALKPAGRAVAVMPSSTTSISTSKSRQIRAAMVEQGVVRCIIELPKQMFRETASPLSLWVLGRPEQRRDHDVLLIDAKKATRAAGRTHRILTDAGSRHIVDLYHAWSEAGGGPIQPIGNLAAVSVTLERLREHDHDLTPSTYLRPPAPDVTSRSSSLSALRAEIRQLDDAAVAADLDLDHLLDRLQPWNP is encoded by the coding sequence ATGACGCTTGATCATGCTGTCGGCGGTGCCGGCGAACGGCGTCTGATGACCAGGCTGGAGATCGCCCAGGCGGCCGGCGTCCATGGGGCGGCGGTGAGCAACTGGATGCGGCGGCACCCGGACTTCCCCGACCCGGTCAGGACCGTGCCCGCTGACCTCTTCGCCGCCGAGGAAGTGGCCGAGTGGCTCGACGGTCGCAAGATTCAGAGCGACGAGCGGCGAGAGGGCGAGACGGCCGGTGTCACCTACGGCCGGCGCTTTCGTCTCACCGTCGGCTTGGCCTATGTCCACTCAGACGTAAGGGTGGCACCCGACATGGTCGCCGAGGCCATCAAGGCCGACCTGTGGAAGAGCCTGGAGCCTGACTTCACGGCGAGCCAGGACCGCACCATGTTCCAGGAAATGATCATGGCGCTGGTCTGCGTCCAGGCGATCGCTCCGAAACAGTGGACCCCCATCGCGGACACCTACAGTCCAGACCTCTTTGCCCGCGTGTGGTCCGCCCTGCCGACAGCCGACGGCATCCGTCCGGAACTGTTGGACAGGATCGTCCGAGACGGGTGGTGGCAGGCTCGCTTCCGTACCGGCGTCAAGGTTCTGCAACGCTGGGTCCAGCCTGGTACGAGTGCGCCACAGGAAAGGGTCGGCCGCCGGTTGACGGCCGCCGCGGCCTTCGACCACCTGCTCGATCGGTTCGCGCAAGCCCGTAAGTCCAGCGACGACGAATACCTCACCCCGCACGGCGTGGCTCGCCTCATGGTGCTGCTCGCTGATCCAGGAGCCGAAGACCGGGTGTACAACCCGTGCTGCGGCTCCGGCGAGATCGTCGCCGCCGTACTGGACCACCAACGCGACAACGGAGCAGACCGGTCGCTGGCACACAACGTCAGCGGTCATGCCCTGGCCTCCCGGGCATGGCGCCTGGCTGTCATGAACACCGCCGTTCACGGCTGCCCACTCGACCTCGGCGGGCAGCCGGCCGACGACCTCAAGGTCGTCGACGTCAGGGGCGGCCCCTACGACGTCGTCCTGACGAACCCCCCGTTCACGATGGCCGACTGGCGGTCCGCAACGGAGATTGCGTCTTCCGGTTGGCCGTACGGTGAGCCGCCCCGCCACAACGCGCACTTCGCCTGGCTGCAGCTGATCGCGGCCGCACTGAAACCGGCAGGCCGAGCCGTCGCGGTGATGCCCAGCAGTACCACCTCTATCTCCACCAGCAAGAGTCGGCAGATCCGCGCCGCGATGGTGGAACAAGGCGTGGTCCGGTGCATCATCGAGCTCCCTAAGCAAATGTTCCGGGAGACGGCCAGCCCGCTCAGCCTTTGGGTCCTCGGCCGCCCGGAGCAGCGTCGGGACCACGATGTCCTGCTCATCGACGCGAAGAAGGCCACCCGAGCCGCAGGCAGAACCCACCGGATCCTGACCGACGCCGGTAGCCGGCACATCGTCGACCTCTACCACGCATGGTCGGAGGCCGGAGGCGGCCCGATTCAGCCGATCGGCAACCTTGCCGCAGTCTCCGTCACCCTCGAACGTCTCCGCGAGCACGACCACGACCTCACGCCATCGACCTACCTTCGCCCGCCGGCCCCGGACGTGACGAGCCGGTCGTCGAGCCTCAGCGCGCTCCGTGCCGAAATCCGCCAGCTCGACGACGCGGCCGTTGCCGCGGACCTCGACCTGGATCACCTACTCGATCGGTTGCAGCCATGGAACCCTTGA
- a CDS encoding GNAT family N-acetyltransferase encodes MDATARIRAARWTDKDKVAALIGDALHPDPLAAWLVPETTHRRRILTEVAAIWVEHAMFYGDIHVTDDLSAATVGFHRYRPIPPPANYHSRLLDAAGLHADGFDQLDTLLSESRPTEPHYQLAFLAVHPDARGAGRATAMLTHHRNRLDRIDLPSWTDTTTEAHILYARHGYTPRTPIALPDGPTLQPMRRNPERRGAVPINAARGHGSCPATERPVPRGSSPGGFECPSRGGPLPPSLSPPQPQADLNPEAGDRVA; translated from the coding sequence ATGGACGCCACTGCTCGCATCCGCGCCGCCCGCTGGACCGACAAGGACAAGGTCGCCGCGCTCATCGGCGACGCCCTGCATCCTGACCCGTTGGCTGCCTGGCTTGTCCCCGAGACGACCCACCGGCGCCGCATCCTCACCGAGGTAGCGGCGATCTGGGTGGAGCACGCCATGTTCTACGGCGACATCCACGTCACCGACGACCTGAGCGCCGCCACCGTCGGTTTCCACCGCTACCGGCCCATCCCACCACCGGCCAACTACCACAGTCGATTGCTCGACGCCGCCGGGCTTCACGCCGACGGCTTCGACCAGCTCGACACCCTGCTGTCCGAGTCCCGACCCACCGAGCCGCACTACCAGCTGGCATTCCTCGCCGTACACCCCGACGCCCGAGGCGCGGGACGGGCGACGGCGATGCTCACCCACCACCGCAACCGACTCGACCGCATCGACCTGCCCTCCTGGACCGACACCACCACCGAGGCCCACATCCTGTACGCCCGTCACGGCTACACCCCACGAACGCCGATCGCCCTGCCCGACGGGCCGACCCTGCAGCCCATGCGCCGCAACCCCGAACGCCGCGGCGCCGTCCCGATCAACGCCGCCCGCGGGCACGGGAGCTGTCCGGCGACGGAGCGTCCTGTACCCCGAGGTTCTTCACCTGGGGGTTTCGAATGCCCGTCCCGGGGCGGTCCGCTCCCGCCGTCACTGTCGCCCCCGCAGCCCCAGGCGGACCTCAACCCGGAGGCAGGTGATCGGGTAGCCTGA